From one Mytilus trossulus isolate FHL-02 chromosome 10, PNRI_Mtr1.1.1.hap1, whole genome shotgun sequence genomic stretch:
- the LOC134686513 gene encoding uncharacterized protein LOC134686513 — MYCQEYIIILTVITELLAIDDPCPDDIDNKIVADMCTDDHAVEDSVDGSYLIDSVVVRVRKQKANCTCRVSLKDNAGSYSVSIRKWSALIGSAPELPNCGLAINVNHLKAAETKNNSYLIQCSTGAGNRVNNLQKDDVIELKSSIIEGIFTRGYCMQIFRNHQQGGPNVQLNLHCDDPEEANTMNTTHTSATTHYNHRQLSTKEMALTTGTKENAETSTATTKEYNKEKEIASITDTNDNHETSTVTCVTTKGYNKEEDDQNTNMYISIGAGAGGVIVMIAILLIIVCIRKRSKKRTKTEKQIAYDSNDPDSDNGELKDNILYVSADQQDVMEDGNYHMVDLEKKPVVNIGVSNNQTQHISTFDNSNTEYAVVDKGKKSDSVKDDSPLDVQKNSEQDIEMSGLPVDQTYAVVDKTNRGKADE, encoded by the exons TGGCAGACATGTGTACAGACGACCACGCAGTTGAAGACAGTGTTGACGGAAGTTACTTGATTGACAGTGTAGTTGTACGTGTAAGGAAACAGAAGGCTAATTGTACTTGTCGTGTCAGTCTAAAAGATAATGCGGGCAGTTATTCTGTATCTATCAGAAAATGGTCAGCACTGATTGGATCCGCCCCAGAGTTACCGAACTGTGGACTAGCGATTAATGTCAATCATCTTAAAGCAgcagaaacaaaaaacaatagttACCTTATTCAATGTTCCACCGGTGCTGGTAATAGagtaaacaatttacaaaaggaTGATGTTATTGAACTGAAATCAAGTATTATTGAAGGCATATTTACCAGAGGATACTGTATGCAGATATTTAGAA ATCATCAGCAGGGTGGTCCCAATGTACAGTTAAACTTACACTGTGATGATCCTGAAGAGGCAAATACGATGAATACAACACATACATCAGCAACGACACACTATAATCACagacaactatctaccaaaGAAATGGCTTTGACAACAGGCACTAAAGAAAATGCTGAAACGTCCACTGCAACAACGAAAGAATACAATAAAGAGAAAGAAATTGCATCGATAACAGATACTAATGATAATCATGAAACGTCCACTGTAACATGTGTAACAACGAAAGGATATAATAAAGAGGAAGATG ATCAGAATACAAACATGTACATCTCCATAGGAGCAGGTGCAGGAGGAGTGATTGTGATGATAGCTATTCTATTGATAATAGTTTGTATAAG gaAAAGATCAAAGAAGagaacaaaaacagaaaaacaaattgcGTATGACAGCAATGATCCTGATTCTGATAATGGTGAATTAAAGGATAACATTTTGTACGTCTCTGCAGATCAACAAGATGTAATGGAGGATGGTAATTACCATATGGTAGATTTAGAAAAGAAACCGGTCGTCAACATTGGTGTATCGAACAATCAAACACAACATATATCTACCTTTGACAATAGCAATACTGAATATGCTGTGGTAGATAAAGGGAAAAAATCTGACAGTGTTAAAGATGATTCTCCCTTGGACGTACAGAAAAATAGCGAACAAGATATTGAGATGTCTGGTTTACCTGTAGATCAAACATATGCAGTGGTGGATAAAACAAATAGGGGAAAAGCTGATGAATGA